One genomic segment of Streptomyces sp. TLI_146 includes these proteins:
- a CDS encoding antibiotic ABC transporter ATP-binding protein — translation MARVVLVHGVGQQYEGPELLSLRLGAALRDGVRLASGVRLAPEDVACAFYGNVFVEPGTRSDDLPPWDEHDVEEGLEADLLDAWWQQAAAVDDKVPPVEEDGTRGAVAFGASRLLLSQRVRSALDALSGARFFKPVTERMLIGELKQVRRYLDEPPVWQAARAAVAAEISADTRVVVAHSLGSVVAYEALCEHPQWPVTDLVTVGSPLGLPVIFDRLSPLPIDGRGAWPGGVVRRWTNIADQGDIVALVNALEPHFVAGPAQAVVDRTITNGVQMHDLQRYLTAPKTGAAITAGLQE, via the coding sequence ATGGCGCGAGTGGTGCTGGTCCATGGGGTTGGCCAGCAGTACGAGGGGCCGGAGCTTCTGTCGCTGCGGCTGGGGGCTGCGCTGCGTGACGGTGTGCGTCTGGCGTCGGGGGTGCGGCTGGCGCCGGAGGATGTGGCGTGTGCGTTCTACGGGAACGTGTTCGTCGAACCCGGTACACGGTCTGACGACCTGCCGCCGTGGGACGAGCACGACGTTGAGGAGGGGCTGGAAGCGGACCTTCTCGACGCGTGGTGGCAGCAGGCTGCGGCGGTGGATGACAAGGTTCCTCCCGTGGAGGAGGACGGCACCCGCGGAGCGGTGGCGTTCGGTGCGTCGCGGTTGCTCTTGTCGCAGCGGGTGCGGTCGGCTCTGGACGCTTTGTCGGGGGCACGGTTTTTCAAGCCGGTGACGGAGCGGATGCTGATCGGAGAGCTGAAGCAGGTACGCCGCTACCTTGACGAGCCGCCTGTCTGGCAGGCGGCGCGCGCCGCGGTGGCTGCGGAGATCAGTGCGGACACGAGGGTGGTGGTCGCGCATTCGCTGGGGTCCGTGGTGGCGTACGAGGCGCTGTGCGAGCACCCGCAGTGGCCGGTGACGGACCTGGTGACGGTGGGCTCGCCGCTGGGCCTACCAGTGATCTTCGACCGCCTCAGCCCACTGCCGATCGACGGGCGCGGGGCCTGGCCGGGGGGCGTGGTGCGGCGGTGGACGAACATTGCCGACCAGGGCGACATCGTCGCCCTGGTGAACGCCTTGGAGCCCCACTTCGTTGCCGGGCCTGCCCAAGCGGTGGTGGACCGGACGATCACCAACGGGGTGCAGATGCATGATCTCCAGCGGTATCTGACAGCGCCGAAGACCGGCGCCGCGATCACTGCCGGATTGCAGGAATAG